A single window of Oerskovia paurometabola DNA harbors:
- a CDS encoding GuaB1 family IMP dehydrogenase-related protein yields the protein MRFLPGQRPTTDLTYGDVFLVPSRSEITSRFDVDLSSDDGTGTTIPLVVANMTAVAGRRMAETVARRGGIVVIPQDVPTDVVADVIADVKSKDPVIETPVVVSPTDTVHTALTLIGKRSHGAAVVLEGDRPVGVVTEADCLGVDRFTQVRQVMSAHPQVVEASVVTGPGGLEAAFDELHRSRRKVAPVVRDGRLVGVLTRRGALRSSVYSPAVDGSGRLRVAAAVGINGDVKAKAAELLAAGADVLVVDTAHGHQVKMLQALEAVRSLDPQVPIVAGNVVTAEGVRDLVAAGADIVKVGVGPGAMCTTRMMTAVGRPQFSAVLECAEAARELGKHVWADGGVRHPRDVALALAAGASQVMIGSWFAGTHESPGDLHDDGTGRLYKESFGMASARAVAARTAGGSPFQQARKGLYEEGISSSRMYLDPARPGVEDLIDEITAGLRSSCTYAGADSLEAFAERAVVGIQSAAGYEEGRPLPAGW from the coding sequence GTGCGCTTCCTGCCGGGCCAGCGGCCCACCACAGACCTGACCTACGGCGACGTGTTCCTCGTCCCGTCCCGCTCCGAGATCACGTCGCGCTTCGACGTGGACCTGTCGTCCGACGACGGCACGGGCACCACGATCCCGCTCGTCGTGGCGAACATGACGGCCGTCGCGGGCCGGCGCATGGCCGAGACGGTCGCGCGCCGCGGCGGGATCGTCGTGATCCCGCAGGACGTGCCGACCGACGTCGTCGCGGACGTGATCGCCGACGTCAAGAGCAAGGACCCCGTCATCGAGACCCCCGTCGTGGTCTCCCCCACGGACACGGTCCACACGGCCCTGACGTTGATCGGCAAGCGGTCCCACGGCGCGGCCGTGGTCCTCGAGGGTGACCGCCCGGTCGGCGTCGTCACGGAGGCCGACTGCCTGGGCGTGGACCGCTTCACGCAGGTCCGCCAGGTCATGTCCGCGCACCCCCAGGTGGTCGAGGCGTCGGTCGTCACCGGACCGGGCGGTCTGGAGGCCGCGTTCGACGAGCTCCACCGCTCGCGCCGCAAGGTCGCGCCGGTCGTGCGCGACGGACGCCTCGTGGGCGTCCTGACGCGTCGCGGCGCGCTGCGCTCGAGCGTCTACTCCCCCGCCGTGGACGGCTCGGGCCGCCTGCGCGTCGCCGCGGCCGTCGGCATCAACGGCGACGTCAAGGCGAAGGCCGCCGAGCTCCTCGCCGCGGGCGCCGACGTCCTCGTGGTCGACACGGCCCACGGCCACCAGGTCAAGATGCTCCAGGCCCTCGAGGCCGTGCGTTCCCTGGACCCGCAGGTCCCGATCGTCGCGGGCAACGTCGTGACGGCCGAGGGCGTGCGCGACCTCGTGGCCGCGGGCGCGGACATCGTCAAGGTCGGCGTCGGGCCGGGCGCCATGTGCACCACGCGCATGATGACGGCCGTGGGTCGCCCGCAGTTCTCCGCGGTCCTCGAGTGCGCCGAGGCGGCGCGCGAGCTGGGCAAGCACGTCTGGGCCGACGGCGGGGTGCGCCACCCGCGCGACGTCGCCCTGGCTCTCGCGGCGGGCGCGTCCCAGGTCATGATCGGTTCGTGGTTCGCGGGGACGCACGAGTCCCCAGGCGACCTGCACGACGACGGCACGGGCCGCCTGTACAAGGAGTCGTTCGGCATGGCCTCGGCCCGCGCGGTCGCGGCCCGCACCGCTGGCGGCTCGCCGTTCCAGCAGGCTCGCAAGGGGCTGTACGAGGAGGGCATCTCGTCGTCGCGCATGTACCTCGACCCGGCTCGTCCGGGCGTCGAGGACCTGATCGACGAGATCACCGCGGGGCTGCGCAGCTCGTGCACGTACGCGGGGGCGGACTCGCTCGAGGCGTTCGCCGAGCGCGCCGTGGTCGGCATCCAGTCGGCCGCCGGGTACGAGGAGGGGCGTCCGCTGCCCGCGGGCTGGTGA
- a CDS encoding NUDIX hydrolase: MTVSPSARSARADLAALAQDAAPWPRPWRYAIGTLDESRVRQAAVLVLFGVLDDVAAARDTSRPGAAPLPVAADLDVLLLARASTLSHHPGQVSFPGGRLDDTDADLVDAALREAVEETGLDRDGVEVLGTLSPLPLPVSNHLVTPVLGWWARPTPVAVVDSAESAHVFRVPVADLTDPANRRTAVVRRGRDTHKSPAFLVSADGREHLVWGFTGAILDALLDRLGWAEPWDAARTVEVPV; this comes from the coding sequence GTGACAGTCTCCCCGTCCGCGAGGTCGGCCCGCGCCGACCTCGCGGCCCTCGCCCAGGACGCGGCGCCGTGGCCACGCCCGTGGCGGTACGCGATCGGCACGCTCGACGAGTCGCGCGTGCGGCAGGCCGCGGTGCTGGTCCTGTTCGGCGTGCTCGACGACGTCGCGGCGGCCCGTGACACGTCCCGGCCCGGCGCCGCGCCTCTCCCGGTCGCCGCCGACCTCGACGTGCTGCTGCTCGCACGGGCCTCGACGCTGAGCCACCACCCGGGGCAGGTCTCGTTCCCCGGCGGCCGCCTCGACGACACGGACGCGGACCTGGTCGACGCGGCCCTGCGCGAGGCCGTCGAGGAGACCGGGCTCGACCGTGACGGGGTCGAGGTCCTGGGGACGCTGTCCCCGCTCCCCCTGCCCGTGAGCAACCACCTCGTGACCCCCGTCCTGGGCTGGTGGGCGCGTCCCACGCCCGTGGCCGTGGTCGACTCTGCCGAGTCCGCGCACGTCTTCCGGGTGCCCGTCGCGGACCTGACGGACCCCGCGAACCGGCGCACCGCCGTCGTGCGCCGTGGGCGGGACACGCACAAGAGCCCCGCGTTCCTGGTGTCCGCGGACGGGCGCGAGCACCTCGTGTGGGGGTTCACGGGCGCGATCCTCGACGCGCTCCTGGACCGGCTCGGCTGGGCCGAGCCGTGGGACGCGGCGCGCACGGTCGAGGTGCCGGTCTAG